In Candidatus Nealsonbacteria bacterium DGGOD1a, one DNA window encodes the following:
- a CDS encoding glycosyltransferase, translated as MKIAIVTDTYFPRINGVSVSTRTFAREFARLGHEVHVHAPSFPDAAEDKEPFKVIRYPSFYLALDPEDRLAYAFRKQAKAFIAQNYDIVHTQTPFFLGQLAVRWARKSGAKVVHTYHTFYRAYAEYYFRYLPRDLRTYGTKWLSKRYCNSCDLVIVPSAQMVEEVLSYRIKVPVATIPTGVALSRFDGKNGDKFRKKMGFSANEKFLLYVGRLADEKNIDFLLRVFKKLSSGRDNIRFIIVGSGPASAKLKDLAFRLGVEKKTHFLGYIRGNSLRDCYSAADLFLFASVTETQGLTVLEAMAAGTPVVAVGRMGIKDILDCQRGGITAEPDEEEFLQAILRMLEDTDFYLQKKSETIGVAQNWSSRAMADRTLKEYEKLFG; from the coding sequence ATGAAAATTGCCATCGTTACCGACACTTATTTTCCGCGTATCAACGGCGTTTCGGTTTCGACGCGGACATTTGCGCGGGAATTTGCCCGGCTGGGTCACGAAGTTCATGTCCACGCGCCGTCATTTCCGGATGCGGCAGAAGACAAAGAACCGTTCAAAGTGATTCGTTATCCGTCATTTTATTTGGCGCTTGATCCCGAAGACCGGCTTGCCTACGCGTTTCGCAAACAGGCAAAAGCTTTTATAGCCCAGAATTACGATATCGTGCATACGCAAACGCCATTTTTTTTGGGTCAGTTGGCGGTGAGATGGGCCCGCAAAAGCGGCGCCAAGGTCGTGCACACTTATCATACTTTTTACCGGGCCTACGCGGAGTATTATTTCCGGTATTTGCCGCGGGATTTGAGAACTTACGGAACCAAGTGGCTTAGTAAACGGTATTGCAACTCTTGCGATTTGGTAATTGTTCCATCGGCCCAGATGGTCGAGGAGGTTTTATCGTATCGTATTAAAGTTCCGGTCGCGACTATTCCCACCGGAGTGGCGCTTTCCCGGTTTGACGGTAAAAACGGAGACAAATTCCGCAAGAAAATGGGTTTTTCGGCCAACGAAAAGTTTTTATTGTATGTGGGAAGACTGGCTGACGAAAAAAATATTGATTTCTTGCTGCGGGTTTTTAAAAAACTGTCTTCCGGGCGCGACAATATCCGTTTTATTATTGTCGGTTCGGGGCCGGCATCGGCCAAACTGAAAGACTTGGCGTTTCGGCTGGGCGTAGAAAAAAAGACCCATTTTTTGGGTTATATCAGGGGCAATTCTTTGCGCGATTGCTATAGCGCCGCGGATTTGTTTTTGTTCGCCTCGGTAACCGAAACCCAGGGACTTACGGTTTTGGAGGCAATGGCCGCGGGCACTCCGGTGGTTGCGGTGGGGCGAATGGGAATTAAGGATATTTTAGATTGCCAGCGGGGAGGCATAACCGCCGAACCCGACGAAGAGGAATTTTTGCAAGCGATTTTGAGGATGTTGGAAGATACCGATTTTTATCTTCAAAAGAAATCAGAAACGATCGGCGTTGCCCAAAATTGGTCTTCCCGCGCGATGGCCGATCGCACTTTGAAGGAATACGAAAAATTATTCGGTTAG
- a CDS encoding alpha/beta hydrolase, producing the protein MAMIENYLDNGVYYRHNEIVAGRPALVFVHGFTGSSSAWAGYEKELGGNYNLVFLDWRGHGKSKKFIKCTDYAIEKISADLSGLFDKLKIAKAVLISHSYGSLIALDLFVKRPAAIYGLIFLAPDNRVGEPLWIKIGEFLLSGIPPVLFGPFCKNYGIHLDYSNLPTGDWSFKRILADIGNTTFRAYCYYFKQINEFNIEKIAADINVPVLIVHGDRDSIFPVKNSVLLAKKIKKARLKILPGANHILVLNNASEIIGEIDDFLRKDCYR; encoded by the coding sequence ATGGCAATGATCGAGAATTATTTGGACAACGGGGTTTATTACCGCCACAATGAGATTGTCGCCGGCCGGCCGGCGCTGGTTTTTGTGCACGGATTCACCGGGAGTTCTTCGGCGTGGGCGGGGTACGAAAAAGAACTGGGAGGAAATTACAACTTGGTTTTCTTGGACTGGCGCGGCCACGGCAAATCAAAAAAATTCATAAAATGCACAGACTACGCGATTGAAAAAATATCCGCGGATTTATCCGGTTTGTTCGACAAACTGAAAATCGCAAAGGCGGTTTTAATCAGCCATTCTTACGGAAGTTTGATCGCTCTGGATCTTTTTGTAAAACGGCCGGCCGCAATTTATGGATTGATTTTCTTGGCTCCGGACAATCGCGTTGGCGAACCCTTATGGATAAAGATCGGCGAATTTTTATTGTCCGGCATTCCTCCGGTTTTATTCGGTCCGTTTTGCAAGAATTACGGAATTCATCTTGATTATTCGAATCTGCCGACCGGCGACTGGAGTTTTAAAAGGATATTGGCTGATATCGGGAATACCACTTTTCGCGCTTATTGTTATTATTTTAAACAGATCAATGAGTTCAATATTGAAAAAATTGCGGCGGATATTAATGTGCCGGTTTTGATTGTCCACGGCGACCGGGATTCCATTTTTCCGGTTAAAAATTCAGTTTTGCTGGCCAAAAAAATAAAAAAAGCGCGCTTGAAGATTCTACCCGGCGCCAATCATATTCTGGTTTTGAATAACGCTTCCGAAATCATCGGGGAAATCGATGATTTTCTTCGGAAAGACTGTTACCGATGA